aattaaatcaaatcaaatcaaatgtaaaaatgaataaacggATCATTTTCACTTAGTTGAATTGAAATTGCAACATACAAGGACATACATATCTCTTAGAGTTAATACGttaagattaaataaataagatgagAGAACGATGATTtatgaaatttgaaaattcatcgattggaataaaattaaaaaaggataaaatataaacggaCGAactcttttcactttttcgtGCAATTGCAACGATGAACAATATCTTCCAATGTaatgcgaaaaagaaaacaatgacGGTCGATAAAAATTGTCGTCGAGGATCCATATCGTTGGATAGCGAACAATATCACTGTACCGTAGTTCATGCTCTCGAGATCTACGATTAAATGGAAAGGAGAAATCAGGTTAAAAAGTAATTTCACAAAACGATCCTTTCACGTTTTACACGATTCTTCTAATCTTGATCGTTAATCAAAAACGATATCGTTAACGAGCATAATCACAAAGAACCATAGAACATTAATGTTAACGAGCAAAACGAaaagtatgtgtatatatatatattatatgtatgcacacacacatacatggaTACTTTCATACATATACAGGATGTCCAAAAAGTGTAGGACTAAATTACGTGTTACTGAGAtcaaatagatataattaatacattgtACAAATTtgatctcatatttttttttatacatacatgatTTCCAagttattaacttaattaaaaaCAGACCAGACTTGTGATTAGTTTCCTACGTTGTTAGATAGCTTAAATAGTTTGACATGCTGTTTTCTATCATAAGATAAAAACTGGGCAATATGTTCGATtgtgaatttatattaataatcggatggactttattatcgattcctAATGGACTTCTCACGTTGACTTACATCTTGGTTattaatctttcttctttttttttcttccttttctttttagagagattttatcataaaaaagaaaaaagaaaaaagaactcgTTATTACGTCTCGTAATAATTCTATGAATTGGCATAAAAATTAGCAcgagaaaaattgataaatcaaACCAGAGAAGtcagagattaaaaaaagaataaaaaaacagaTGCACACGTGATATTTAACATCTAATATTAAATCCATAAATTCATAGGATTGATTTTAAAATCCCACGAATCAAATCTGCTtctatatcgatcgattttttttttctttttttccaataatttttCCGTTAATCGTACGATAAACGAATTATTCGGATTACGCGTTAAAACGAATAACAGAGTTATTGAGATAATTTCTACGAGAATGCAATGCAAATGATGCACAATTTATTTACGAACATACGAATCGATTTATCTATCGTactaaattaaatattgaaatataaatggccgaaaagaaaaacattattatacttgtgaGTAATTGTATCGTAcgaggaaataattttttttgtttcgttttgttttttttctttttttcttttttttttctaagcaAAATTTTTCTACGTTTCAGATAATTTAGATTACTGCTTACTCGTTAAATATGCATAAAtcatgaatattaaaatatcctCGATGCGATCTCgaaggttatatatatatatatatataatgtatacataAGTGTCTAcagatgattaattaatatcctttCTCATTGAGATAATTACAATCTATAATTTGACAACAGTGTTATATCCAACAATGAAGTCATACATATCCCAATGAATTATCCCATTGAAATCattcaattttcaaattaatgaattttttctttatttcgatctatttctttataacgcgacttgaaaaagaagaagagaatgttttgcagaaaaagaaaacaaaaaaggaaaaaagaaaaagaaaagaaaaattcaaaaagaagaaaatgtaagaTAAAATCAACTTAAAAAGATACTcacattttttatcaaatataatatacgttaTTACCTGTGTACTTAGTTTCGCGATATGAAAATGCCATTTATTCATAATCGACATAATTACATGTCTTATCTTCGAGGAACGTCTTTTAAAAAcattccttcttcctcttagggaatattttttttctctctctttttctctctatctctctctctctctctctctctctctctctctctctctctctctttctttctctttctgtatattttcttcatttttctcagCACAAACAagtcattatttttctatatataattcataaagaatcataataaaatttatcttcgattaaaattaataagaaaaattatttacatatatcagtgaagattttatatttttcctcgaaagtttttccttttttctcatttttgcccttctccttcctctttattacaaaggaaaaaagaaagagatcgtAAGATATAAggcaaaagataaagagagacaaagaaataaaaaggaaagaagaaggaaaaaagaagtccTGACCTATAGACGTCAGAAATGTTCAAACGAGGAAATTATGATAGATATAGAAAAGGTAAGTTTTGTATAAATGGATGATCCATAAGAAAGATTAAAGCACTGTCGTCATTTAAAATACTGATTACTGATACGCACGTTCTATTCTCCTACCATCCTGTGTTACGAATGATGTTTTATATCTCCTCCAATGCCAGAATCGTGGTGGGGCAAATAGGAATGTTACCAAGGTTAATAAGGAAGAAGTTGTAGCAgaaataacagtagtaacgaCCGATTGCTACGACTTGGAAGCAACTTTCCAACGAAAAAAGTGAacaagacagagatagagagagagagagagagagagagtaagagagaattCGACGCTTGTGCGAATTTAGTTCTCTTGTCTTCCATGAAAATGTCTTTCGTGACTTTAACatcaatcaatattatcgttcattttattttgatctttCATCGTGCACAGGGACAACTTTACGAAGGTAAGAATTATTCTCTTATATtccgagaaaaataatattgtgcGAGATCGTGTGAGATCGCACgagtttactttttttcttttactattttcttttttttctttttcttcttctttttgttttttcttattagaaCATGAAGTCACGTATTTAAAGAaagtttcctttttccccagattatttcatattcgtGATAAACGTGAATCGCAATTCAAAATCTTGTCaatgttctttcctttttcgttttctacaatttataattcaaAATGGTATGCAATCGAAAAGAGAGATTtttgaaaagatttatttgagaaaaattttttgtccGTTCACTTTTATGCCTTATATTACTTGCACAACTGTAAAGATTTCATCAACTTTCAATTTGTGATAAcgttgaataaatattaatcaaccgtgtgtatgtgtatgtatatatatatatatatatatatatatatatatatttttttttttcctcgtttctttttcttacttggAAAAATTAATCGTCCAATTAAGAATTATCGAGgatcaaagtttttttttttttaatcatagcACGTTCCTTGTGgttacatttcttttattttttttatttttttttttttttttttatttatctttttactttttcatttttcaggAAGTCGATGCTCGATAAACGGAAAGAACGGTGTTTgtacaattttaataaaatgtactGTCGTGTATAACGAGTTACTATCCGGTAAACCACCTGAAAATATTTGTGGATTTTCGAATTTCGATCCGATTGTATGTTGCCCTAAGGATGAACAATTAAACCGTGGTACAACATCAACTACTACTagtaccaccaccactactactactactactactactactacagaAAGGCCAATAAAACCTATTGTAAATGAACGAGGTGCTCTTGCTCGAGCAAGTGagttatcattaaatttataaatattgtttcgtcaaagaaaaaagtaaaaaataaaaaacaagaagaaaaccagaaagaaagacaattaCAAAGAAAGTcacttataattaataatttattaatttatatttaaaatatttattgataaaatgataatatatttgtgtttgtctgtctatatgtgtgtatatgtatattataaattgtttctTTCATAGAATGTCAAGAATACTCTCAGTATGTCTACGAACTTCAATATCCACCAATTTTAACTGTCAATGCAAAACCAATTAACGTTTCGGTATGTGGTGTTAAGGGTAAGACATTGATAGTAGGTGGTACTATAGCACTTCCAAAAGAATTTCCTCACATGGTTGCAATTGGTTACGAAAGTAGCGATGGTATTCTTTGGAACTGTGGTGGAAGTTTGGTTTCCGAGAGATACGTTTTAACAGCCGCCCATTGTACATATTCACAAGATTGGTAAGTAGAATTAAAGgaagatcgtaaaaaaaaaaaaaaaaaagaagaaacaactttatttttcttttttctttctctcttcttcttttgtttttttttttcttttttttttttttattgttgttttcaaccgataatttttctttgaattcgATTAAATCAATTCGAAATTTTGAAAACTGACAAATCTAAATTGTCGTTTGACAGGGGTGGCGCTAAATGGGCGAGAGTAGGCGATCTGAATCTTGCACGAACGGACGACAATGCAAGACCAAAAAATTACAGGATAAtcaaaagaattagaaatcCAAAATACAAAATACCTTCGCAGTATCACGATATTGCACTTTTCAAATTGGAATCAAACGTGGAATTCAATGCATACGTTAGACCTGCTTGTCTTCAAACTACTTTACCTGATGCACCTGAAAATAAAGCGACCGCTACCGGTTGGGGTTTGGTAGATTGGCGTAAGTATCtattaaattgataaagaaaaaaaaaataataaaaataaaaaaaattcatagagataataacgaaaaagaaaaaaacaaaaaataattcgtagaaaaatgttaattatgaatatatatgtatgtgtgtatatatatgtatatatatatatatattttttttgttaattatagaAGACGAAACTGGGTCGGATAATTTATTGAAGGTCACATTAGATATCGTACCCCAATCATCTTGCAATGCAAGTTTTAACGACGGTATAGATATTCAACTATTACGTGGCATCGTTGAAGATTGGCAATTATGCGCTGGTGGAATAGGCAAAGACACTTGTCaggtaaatgaaattattttcaaatgaaatagaacgagTTATGTTCTATCATTCACTATCTAATCATTCACTTGTATAAATTTTAGGGCGACAGTGGTGGTCCATTGGCAATTTTCAATGACGAACAtttttgtatgtataatatcatTGGCGTTACGAGTTTAGGAAGATTATGTGGTACCAATTTTCCAGGAGTATATACTAGAGTTTACAATTATATACCTTGGCTAGAAAATGTGATATGGGgtgaaaataattgataaaaaatattgtattaacaTAGAATAAATGCAtccctttttttactttattattaatatcgaaatgtGCATCTAAtacgttcttttttatattctctctctctctctctctctctctctttctgtcactCGAACAATTTATTTGAGTTCAAATTTATTTCAGTTCAAATaaatgacgataagaaaacCAGACGTTGATCACGAACGTCAAGAAATTTCATTGGAtcgtccattttatttttatttttttttctttcttttctcatatatatatatatatatatatatatatatattttttcttttcttttttgtcaggtcatttaaataatttattttaaatatatattgaaaagaagaaaaaaagaaatacttttgATCCTTAAATTTATCttgaatgtaataatataagaaagaaattgtaaaaatatatatatacatacagacgtattatattatatacatatatatatatatatacacacatatatatatatatatgtatatatatatataaaagaaaggtaGACATTTCAGAATATATTCGACATTGATCTTTAGACGCGCAAGCGCCGCCAGATTTTACCTAGTTCTGTATCTATCTCGGTCGGCCGTTTCGTTGTTTCACGCGTTtcaagagagaatgagatagaaagagaaaaagagagagagagagagagagaaagagagagaggagagagatagggagataaagtgatagagagaaaaacagagaaaaagagagtgagagagagagggaggaaaactGAAGAACTGGATCCGTTTGTTCCTTCGGAAAAACGTTCATTGAAAACATCGTTGATCTTTAGATCAAATTTCAATAGGGAACAAACTGTTGTGGTGTACAACATAAACGAATCGATTGGATACAATTTCTTGTTtgattcctatatatatatatatatatatatatatatatatatatacacacatatatatatatatatatatatatatatcgaatatatcgaCGAAAACCATCATAAATAGTACGtcgtatttttttaatcattgtcTTATGCACtcatagaaaaaataacaacaagttgaaataattttatcgtatttgttatcatatattaaaaaaaaaaataataattgtggtgttaatcgattgatataaaaagtgaaatttgtttcttctgttttttctttttttctttttcctttttttcttcttttttttttttttttgttttaaccaTTAACATCGATatcatattttcaattaaatgaaaggacgaagaaaatcaaatatatattacatgcgtgtgtatgtgtatgtgtatgtgtatgtgggTATTTGTTTAGCTCAATTCAATGTCGGCCATCATCGATGCTTGTGGAAATGACACCGGATCACCTTCCATGTCAAAAACGGAAGATAATTTATCGAATAGTGATGGACCATTGATTAGAAAAAGCGTTCATCAAAACAGTAACAGCAGTCTTCGTATAAGGTgactatgaaaaaaaaagaaacattactgtttgttatttaaaaaaaaagaaaaaagaaaaaaaaaaagaaagattgaatACAAGCGTCTATGCGagtaatcaaaatattttctcttctgtttatttttttctctttttcctttttttttcttttttccttttagcTCCGAAAATGTTAATGGAACGACAATCGTCACCTCTCGTGGATCAACACCGATCGGTGAGAAATCAACGAGGAAACGTTACTGCCTCTGGacgttaacatttttcttagcAATAATCGGCCTCTGTAATCTATTCTTAAGTATCACGATTATCGCGGTATTAAGAATAAGTCAAGGTATGGAGTCAATGGAAATGATACCTGAAGAAAATCTTGTGAAATTTTACGGTCGTACTGATTTGGACAGAGTAACGTAaacttttatcaatattttccatttttcttttttcgtaaaacataaaaaattaagtgaattaattaaattgtaataatcaataacttttatatatatatatataaaaatatacatatgtatatatcatattccTAGATTTGTTTGCAATCCGGTGTATGCCAAAGTTATGGTGACGAGCCAATGGAGATATCATCCGACGATGCTGGTATTAGAATCGACGTGAACGATAAATTAAATCCTGAAACATCGCAACGTTCGCAAGTTGAAATACTTCCAAATGGTACGAGCATTTCTcaggttcgttcgttcgaaattaaagattttcgtACCGGTGCTATATACTTTACCACAGACTATCCAAAATTTGGTCTACCAAGTGGTGTTGATAGAATAGATGTCAAAATAGCACAGACCCATAGAATTACATCGCCTGTTAACGAAAGCCTTGGGATCAATTCGGACGATCGAATTTCATTGCACGGTGCCGAAGGTATCAAAATGGAAAGCAAAGATATTTTTTGGAATGCCAGTAACGATGTACTTCTTAAAAGTCTTAACGGGAGTATCATATTTGATATGAAAAACGgtgttatcattgatattaataatatacctGTTGTACCGATGTTCATACAAAATCCTACTGATCAAGAACAATTTAAAGTATGCATTTGCATGCCCCAAGGTAAACTCTTTAAGGTTCCTGTACGTGCCGGGACCAATCTAAGATCTGCCAATTGTGCTCGAATCAGTAGAACTCCGGAAAATGATCCCTGTTTACGATAAgaacttttatatacatatatatatgtatgtatatatatatatataatttatatccttTAGATGCTTTATTCAATAACGAGTTATGCTCGGAAAAtcacaaagagaaaaacaaataagatCATATCATATTTCTAAGATGTTCTATATCAATATATCTTGGAAAATTTCATATCCTTTTAGCTAAATTAAtcaaatcattataattaattattaatcgacaaaagagaataacgatacGACGATCTTGCAATTTTCATGTCGCTGTTacatatcaaaaaaaaaaaaaaaagaagaaagaaaaaagaaaaaagaaaagaatggaaggaaaaaaggaaaaaagatctaaatattaaataacgatatcatGTGTAACATAACAAAAGTTCTTGAATGAAAGTGCAGTACATACTTTTATTTCATCGGTCAAAAAATGCAATGACTTAATTtccatataaatatagaattaatacatatatttattaatattctaatatgaATGGATTCacgatgaattaataataataccgctgttataaaataaatctttttatcattcgtCATTAAtaccaagagaaagagaaagaaaaaaaaaaaaaagaaaagccagTACTTTTTATAATGTATGATACGTTATACGAATAAACTTTCGTGacaaagaattataaaagtCATTCTTACGTCTTacaatgaaatttatgaattattcaaattatacattttctgTTATCATTTCTTCGTTACTTTCTTCCATATCCTCTTGTTGTTCCTGTTCTGTTGGAGGCTCATATGCTTTATCTAAAGGACTAGCAACAACACCACCAGCCCATACACTCATTTCAACAGCTAGTTTATTTGTACCTTCTAAAAGTGGCCTATAACCTCCGTGAGCTAGAACACGTAATAGTGTTTGTGCGGTCAAACACACTAAATCCTGTTGCTCTAAGGTCATGGCTGTGTGAACACGGATATTACCACCTTCGCAAGGATCAGATATAcctaatatacaaatatacatatatacaaatatattaatattcatatattatttcttatagaaagatatattaacTATGTTACATACCAGCTGATCCTGGAAGAAATAATCCAGAAGCAAGTAATTGAAGTACCCTTTTATAAGCTTGATTTATTGGCAATGCCTGTCGACTTGGATTATTCATTATTGCATTATGTGCGAGTAAATCGAGCATCCAAGGTGACAATGGTTCTAAACCTTCAAACCTACTTCGAAGATCTCTAAGTAATCTAATCAGAACCTTGATACTAGAATGATGGGCATTCTCTTCGAACCAACGTGAATGTCGAATTGCTGCCAAGTGTcctaaaaaaaagtagaaaaataaatgaaaacgtATTTCTCGATCGTAGGTAATGGAAAAATTAATCTCTAATAATCTAATCACCTTGACAAATCTGTACATCCAAATGTTGATCTGATTCCAATTTACGCAAATTTTGATGCaacgttgttattaataccCGTACAGTGGCCTCGTTATTAGCAATATCAAAACCACGTTCTGTTTGTACAAGTCTAAAGACCTCTTTAGGATTTCCGGTCTTAAGATCATTATTGACTTTTGTTCCAAGCGCTTCCACTGCAGTTTTAGTTGGTAGTGttttaagaataacaacaatatcagcAATATTATGACCTTTGATCattgttccttttttaaaaCTACCAACTTGTCTAACTTCTTCTAATTGCTGCAAATACAAAtctgcttttattttttgttcgtctaatagaaaatagattgttttcataataataattaatataataaaattttatatacacaagCTTCAAAAGTTCCAGGCGCAACGATCAAATTATCCAAAACACTTTGCAATTTTGTTACTAAATTCAAGATAGAAGTCTGTTCCTTCGGGGTTGGACACATATCagcattttttttcaaaagagcAGATTGAAGGTCTGATTCGTCTGGAGCAGGTTTCACACGAGGGAATGCAGCTTCGCATAATGTATAATCAAATGGATGTCTTGGTAGAAATTGTTTCCGTGGAAATCCCATTCCACGGCCCATACCTCCTCTTCCACCTCTGAGCATTCCACCGCGTCCACCTCGTACCATTTTGTATCTgcacgattaaaaaaatatatactttaaatttctatctcattgattttaataattatacaaattattgtcGGATCAATTTATACAATACAACGTTATATTGTACTATCTGTTTTTGggtgtattatttttatcaaatctgACAAATTTtgcaataacaaatattcaatctttaaaatataaaatctttttaaacgtGATGAaacgttttatcttttaacaTCGGGAAATCGGTAAAAGATATGCGATTAAATTCAATGAGACGCGTCAAAAACCTAACCTATAATGAGTGTAAAACAACGTATTAACCAAATTTTATCACGTAAATGAATTTTTGGATTTaccgtttatatatttaaattaatatataaaataaataaaatatattatgcgAAATATGTCTActtaatgttaattttttcaCGATATAGACACttgtataaagaaaaacactAATGCCGGTTTTGTTAATATGAAACGTACTTTACGAACGCAGTAGGAgcaagatttaaaaaaatggcGTTCTTGTGTTCGTAAACATATCAAAAGAATTACTGTATAATCAACGATGtcatttaattgtatttagttaattataacaaattaattattaagtacctttcagattttatataaaaatattattcttctattttttataaataagttGCATTATGATAGATGCAAcagataaaattgataaagcaTGTCAAGTTCTTTCTCAAGAAGTTAAAGgtttgtataaaattaacaaaaggTGCGACACGAAAGGCAacttacatataaattttgtaaaaaaattaaaataactatatgtatgtaattattatgtataatatttttgagattaataagatttaatatatatcattggtacatttatacatgtcatatgcatttatacatttattttcattttatagagCTGTACCTAGGAAATGAAATTGCAGAAATAAATGGTACAATTAatcctttaatattttatcgtgatTATGTTTCCAAAAATTTACCAGTAGTAATACGAAATGGTGTTGAACACTGGCCAGCTGTAAGAAAATGGTCTATAAATTATCTTCGAGAGATTTTAggcgataaattaatttcagtaGCTGTTACACCTAATGGATATGCTGATGCGATAACAAAATGTGTTTTGGAGGGtataacaaaacaatattttGTTATGCCAGAAGAACGTTCTCTTAAAATGTCTACGTTTTTGAATACTCTTGAAAATCATGAATCagaaagtatattttatatccaaAAACAGAATtctaatttcaaagatttcaatgAACTTTGGAATGACACAGAAACAGATATTTCATGGGCTACAAATGCTTTCGGTAAAAAGCCTGATGCCATTAATTTTTGGATGGGCGATCACAGAGCAGTAACATCCAGTaaacattcttttctttcttggaaaattaaaaatttgttaaagtaACTATTGAAATCATTTGTAACATATACGTGTCCATAATTTATAGTGCATAAAGACCCATACGAAAACATATATTGTGTAGTGTCAGGtgaaaaaacttttattttacatcCACCCACGGATTTACCTTGGATCCCATATGAAAAATACCCACCTGctgtttataaagaaatagaaccTGGAAAGTGGACTATTGAACcggttaatataaaaaataatgtagaGTCAGAATATACAGAAATTTTTGACACGATACCATGGATAAATATTGATCCTCTTAATCCAGATTATAATaggtatttttgtttttctaattaGTACCATCGCTATAAAATCCattgtgataataaatatagaaaatatgtttAACTACAATAATTACTTACTTATAGATatccaaaatataaaaatgtacaaaGATTAGAAGTGACagtaaaaaaaggagatatattatatcttccttctctctggTTTCATCATGTAAGACAATCTCATGCGTGCATAGCTATAAATTATTGGTATGACATGgaattcgatataaaatatgcaTATTTTAAAGCACTCGAGGTATTAAGTCaatgaatataaaacaaagattaaatgtgaaatattaacatatataagattaatacataaataaataaaaataatatactctcatggaatatttatttaaagtcAGATTAttctgaaaatttttatatgataccatagataaatattaatcctCTTAAACCAGGTTATGATTTAAAACTGTTCATCAATTCTGCTCTTATaatggaatataataaattaatatttaaacaagaggacgtttgtttaaaaattacgTAGTTCTTAATAAActttgaatttaaatttattttaattcaatattcaAATAgacataaattttcaatttgaaatccttgactatataaaatattaacaaaaacgataaaataaatttcaacaattgtcgaaacaattttatttttcattccgaCTAATAAACatcaaaattcattttttccatACGGCtatacttaaaataatttatactttggataatttaataataatttgaacaaTACGTAACCACTTACTTGGGATATAAAATactcgtatgtatataataatattttgatccaatcgtattaaaataataataatcccacaacattataaaattgaagataaatataaaataattttaatttaatattcttatagaCGTAAATGTTTAACTCAAAAATGTTAACACGcaaaattaacaaaaacgATCTTTTGACTAACTTTGACGATTTGCGAGATcgtattcttttgttttattacgaCGAGTAAACATCAAAgcgcgcgctctctctctctctctctcgctctctctcgctctctctctctctctcgctcttttccCGAACGAATAAAATCAACTAATTTATactatcgattattttattattattttaacaatatataatgtacgCGGAATACGTTgaagtaatatttaatcaatagtACATTCGTTTGAACATTAAAAAGATGAAACGCATGATAAACTtaaaatttttccaattttttcaaattgcaTATTATCGCACTTATATACAGGATGATACAGGAGTAAATGTTCATGGGTGCGACTAAAAGTCCTACGGTTCGTTTTATTTACTCGAAATTTCGATTAGATTATCTCGTTAACGGGGATTTTAGAATAGAGTAACCATTAGTCCGTGGATCTCCAGATGCTGcaaacctccacgtg
This Vespa crabro chromosome 7, iyVesCrab1.2, whole genome shotgun sequence DNA region includes the following protein-coding sequences:
- the LOC124425419 gene encoding serine protease snake-like; the encoded protein is MKMSFVTLTSINIIVHFILIFHRAQGQLYEGSRCSINGKNGVCTILIKCTVVYNELLSGKPPENICGFSNFDPIVCCPKDEQLNRGTTSTTTSTTTTTTTTTTTTTERPIKPIVNERGALARAKCQEYSQYVYELQYPPILTVNAKPINVSVCGVKGKTLIVGGTIALPKEFPHMVAIGYESSDGILWNCGGSLVSERYVLTAAHCTYSQDWGGAKWARVGDLNLARTDDNARPKNYRIIKRIRNPKYKIPSQYHDIALFKLESNVEFNAYVRPACLQTTLPDAPENKATATGWGLVDWQDETGSDNLLKVTLDIVPQSSCNASFNDGIDIQLLRGIVEDWQLCAGGIGKDTCQGDSGGPLAIFNDEHFCMYNIIGVTSLGRLCGTNFPGVYTRVYNYIPWLENVIWGENN
- the LOC124425420 gene encoding interleukin enhancer-binding factor 2 translates to MVRGGRGGMLRGGRGGMGRGMGFPRKQFLPRHPFDYTLCEAAFPRVKPAPDESDLQSALLKKNADMCPTPKEQTSILNLVTKLQSVLDNLIVAPGTFEACQLEEVRQVGSFKKGTMIKGHNIADIVVILKTLPTKTAVEALGTKVNNDLKTGNPKEVFRLVQTERGFDIANNEATVRVLITTLHQNLRKLESDQHLDVQICQGHLAAIRHSRWFEENAHHSSIKVLIRLLRDLRSRFEGLEPLSPWMLDLLAHNAIMNNPSRQALPINQAYKRVLQLLASGLFLPGSAGISDPCEGGNIRVHTAMTLEQQDLVCLTAQTLLRVLAHGGYRPLLEGTNKLAVEMSVWAGGVVASPLDKAYEPPTEQEQQEDMEESNEEMITENV
- the LOC124425421 gene encoding uncharacterized protein LOC124425421, which encodes MSAIIDACGNDTGSPSMSKTEDNLSNSDGPLIRKSVHQNSNSSLRISSENVNGTTIVTSRGSTPIGEKSTRKRYCLWTLTFFLAIIGLCNLFLSITIIAVLRISQGMESMEMIPEENLVKFYGRTDLDRICLQSGVCQSYGDEPMEISSDDAGIRIDVNDKLNPETSQRSQVEILPNGTSISQVRSFEIKDFRTGAIYFTTDYPKFGLPSGVDRIDVKIAQTHRITSPVNESLGINSDDRISLHGAEGIKMESKDIFWNASNDVLLKSLNGSIIFDMKNGVIIDINNIPVVPMFIQNPTDQEQFKVCICMPQGKLFKVPVRAGTNLRSANCARISRTPENDPCLR
- the LOC124425422 gene encoding bifunctional peptidase and (3S)-lysyl hydroxylase Jmjd7 — translated: MIDATDKIDKACQVLSQEVKELYLGNEIAEINGTINPLIFYRDYVSKNLPVVIRNGVEHWPAVRKWSINYLREILGDKLISVAVTPNGYADAITKCVLEGITKQYFVMPEERSLKMSTFLNTLENHESESIFYIQKQNSNFKDFNELWNDTETDISWATNAFGKKPDAINFWMGDHRAVTSMHKDPYENIYCVVSGEKTFILHPPTDLPWIPYEKYPPAVYKEIEPGKWTIEPVNIKNNVESEYTEIFDTIPWINIDPLNPDYNRYPKYKNVQRLEVTVKKGDILYLPSLWFHHVRQSHACIAINYWYDMEFDIKYAYFKALEVLSQ